One stretch of Methylococcus capsulatus DNA includes these proteins:
- a CDS encoding GNAT family N-acetyltransferase, with amino-acid sequence MGAPESRTSRPGRLTAFVARDEATIVAAQKLRYRVFAEEMGARLHTPVDGLDIDEFDAYCDHLVVVDNREHRVIGSTRLLSDSQAKRLGRFYSEGEFSLSGVLALKGRFLEVGRTCVDPNYRGGAVIACLWGALSEYVTQGGFDHLMGCASIPPGPSGFAVDAVYRNIGEERLGPTELGVRPHHPVPAWKRCQRDESGVPPLLQAYLRLGAWIFGEPCWDEDFDVMDVFVLLKMERLQGRYERHFVGGERNAALQTGL; translated from the coding sequence TTGGGAGCACCGGAATCACGCACGAGTCGGCCGGGCCGGCTCACGGCATTCGTCGCGAGAGACGAGGCGACGATCGTTGCTGCACAGAAACTGCGCTACCGCGTCTTCGCCGAGGAAATGGGGGCGCGCCTGCACACGCCCGTCGACGGTCTCGACATCGACGAATTCGACGCCTATTGCGACCACCTGGTGGTCGTGGACAATCGCGAGCACCGCGTCATCGGCAGCACCCGTCTGCTGAGCGACAGCCAGGCCAAACGGCTGGGCCGCTTCTATTCGGAAGGCGAATTCAGCCTGTCCGGCGTTCTCGCCCTGAAAGGAAGATTCCTCGAGGTCGGCCGCACCTGCGTAGACCCGAACTACCGCGGCGGCGCCGTCATCGCCTGCCTGTGGGGCGCCCTGTCGGAATATGTCACACAAGGGGGCTTCGACCACCTGATGGGCTGCGCCAGCATCCCACCGGGGCCGAGCGGTTTTGCGGTGGACGCGGTCTACCGCAACATCGGCGAAGAGCGGCTCGGACCCACGGAGCTGGGTGTCCGGCCCCACCATCCGGTCCCCGCCTGGAAGCGCTGCCAACGCGACGAAAGCGGCGTCCCCCCCTTGCTGCAAGCTTATCTGCGACTGGGTGCCTGGATTTTCGGCGAACCCTGCTGGGACGAGGATTTCGACGTCATGGACGTCTTCGTCCTGCTGAAGATGGAACGCCTGCAAGGGCGCTATGAACGCCACTTCGTCGGAGGCGAGCGGAATGCCGCACTTCAGACAGGCTTATAG